One segment of Paenibacillus rhizovicinus DNA contains the following:
- a CDS encoding AAA family ATPase, which produces MRLQKLHVEGFGKLSDVICSLDAPVTIAYGPNEAGKSTMQSFLRTMLFGFANKGSRTERLEPVNGGRHGGRLFFADEAGHSYVMERYGSSSSKVTVRRLAGEGADSDAAGGERGDTLTQPQWERLFLGGIGERVFRELFAITLTELQAIGMLEGDELGKQLYHAGWNGGSAIAGTEKLLQGQLDELFKPRGSNQQMSKLLKALDETEEQLRRLEDGISAFNALTTDIEETEGKLAAVEERLPRLRSQSALLERAAELRPAWMQRLTLLQELEALKDAPRLAADARSRWETLANELRRAREELHEANELSDRLDNRIEQLVCDAELLARRVDIDTLMRSVEQITAAKQSVTELDAETDEHREAVKRLLLRISPSWTEASLRGFLAGVAEREAVRVHRTTLQDTEKALHLAEAEHRAAHGREREAAASLAETESSDSYGSGRTVAGALGLSGAAGDEAEVDKAMGMAGVEAEDEAAAEIFRLLPQTEDALRYAARQFEEAWRELELAQLREQHEAEAAAEAGAGRRGGYGGAAIYGAAAVVLAAGAAALAAAGLAAAASAAGVGAAALAVPALLRLARARTPRGAGGAAGRGSRSGRAARRAEAPAAAGASAAAGHAAAAEQRVLAALGALVAAPSAALALLLPRQRAGGAAAAATLREAAAAREQQARSRPGTAPASPAQLLARLRAAIDARQDGLRAQASSAERHAEQKRAYARLRAQERSARAAADAAAQAYDIAAADWREWLTARKLPPALSPEAAMETIELAEQAQLRVLAQDRAAGKAARLRDGIAAFEQAAGALCEAFPGAAYLAHGDAVTALRLLQADAGKQASIQAEREELKLKQAEQAMREESLLRKLEELEKQRDRWFAAGKASDEPEWLNALQRSERLLDIEHDMYKLNAQLGAGMTDSDSAQLEEWYAGMDDAGLRGMLTDVQTSWKEAEKLRSELLELIGRRKQKLELLLKDGDRQRLIGEREQQSAALERLIDRYAVLSLSMTMIKRTKRIMEEQRQPGVLREASRLMSKLSEGRYTRISMPEGERTIALETQDGRIVESGFLSRGTAEQLYLAMRFALAGEAAAVHALPLLLDDPFVNFDYGRLQAAAGVLEELAEQRQIVFFTCHAHMKDLLLDRLKGARLIELAR; this is translated from the coding sequence ATGAGGTTGCAGAAGCTGCATGTGGAAGGGTTCGGCAAGCTGAGCGACGTTATCTGCAGCCTGGATGCGCCTGTGACGATCGCATACGGGCCTAATGAAGCGGGCAAAAGCACGATGCAGAGCTTCCTGCGCACGATGCTGTTCGGTTTCGCGAATAAAGGAAGCCGAACGGAGCGGTTGGAACCCGTGAACGGGGGGCGTCATGGCGGGAGGCTGTTCTTCGCTGATGAAGCGGGCCATTCTTACGTCATGGAAAGGTACGGCAGCTCGTCTAGCAAGGTCACGGTACGGCGGCTGGCCGGCGAGGGAGCAGACAGTGATGCGGCAGGCGGCGAACGGGGCGATACGCTGACGCAGCCGCAGTGGGAGCGATTGTTTCTCGGCGGGATCGGCGAGCGGGTGTTCCGCGAGCTGTTTGCCATTACGCTGACGGAGCTGCAGGCGATCGGCATGCTGGAAGGCGACGAGCTGGGCAAGCAGCTGTACCATGCCGGCTGGAACGGCGGGAGCGCGATCGCAGGCACGGAGAAGCTGCTGCAAGGGCAGCTCGACGAGCTGTTCAAGCCGCGCGGAAGCAATCAGCAGATGAGCAAATTATTGAAAGCGCTGGATGAAACGGAAGAGCAGCTGCGGAGGCTGGAAGACGGCATTTCGGCGTTCAACGCGCTGACGACGGACATTGAAGAAACGGAAGGGAAGCTTGCGGCAGTCGAGGAGCGCCTGCCCCGGCTGCGAAGCCAGAGCGCGCTGCTCGAGAGGGCGGCGGAACTTAGGCCGGCGTGGATGCAGCGATTGACGCTGCTGCAAGAGCTGGAGGCGTTGAAAGACGCGCCAAGGCTTGCCGCGGATGCCCGAAGCCGCTGGGAAACGTTGGCGAATGAACTGCGCCGCGCACGCGAAGAACTTCACGAGGCGAACGAGCTGTCGGATAGGCTGGACAACAGAATCGAGCAGCTGGTTTGCGACGCCGAGCTGCTGGCGCGCCGGGTGGACATCGACACTTTGATGCGCTCCGTAGAGCAGATTACGGCCGCCAAGCAATCCGTGACCGAGCTTGACGCGGAGACGGACGAACATCGAGAAGCCGTGAAGCGGCTGCTGCTGCGCATCTCTCCATCGTGGACGGAAGCGTCGCTGCGCGGGTTTCTGGCAGGCGTCGCGGAGCGGGAGGCGGTACGCGTGCACCGGACGACGCTTCAAGACACCGAGAAGGCGCTTCATCTAGCCGAAGCCGAGCATCGCGCCGCGCACGGTCGCGAACGCGAAGCGGCTGCTTCGCTGGCGGAGACGGAATCGTCGGATTCGTATGGTTCGGGTCGGACGGTTGCCGGGGCACTAGGGTTAAGCGGCGCCGCCGGTGACGAGGCTGAGGTCGATAAGGCGATGGGCATGGCGGGCGTTGAAGCCGAAGACGAGGCGGCAGCGGAGATTTTCCGTCTGCTGCCGCAGACGGAGGATGCGCTTCGCTATGCCGCGCGCCAGTTCGAGGAAGCCTGGCGGGAGCTGGAGCTTGCGCAGCTCCGCGAGCAGCACGAGGCCGAGGCGGCGGCCGAAGCGGGGGCGGGACGCCGAGGCGGTTATGGAGGCGCCGCGATTTATGGCGCGGCGGCGGTGGTATTGGCCGCCGGCGCAGCGGCGCTTGCGGCCGCAGGCCTAGCCGCGGCGGCGAGCGCGGCCGGCGTTGGCGCTGCCGCGCTCGCCGTGCCGGCGCTGCTGCGGCTCGCGCGCGCGCGTACGCCGCGCGGCGCCGGCGGCGCTGCCGGCCGCGGGAGCCGCAGCGGCCGTGCGGCGCGCCGCGCCGAGGCGCCTGCGGCAGCCGGCGCCTCGGCCGCCGCAGGGCACGCGGCGGCCGCGGAGCAGCGCGTGCTCGCGGCGCTGGGCGCGCTCGTCGCCGCGCCCAGCGCCGCGCTGGCGCTGCTGCTGCCGCGCCAGCGCGCCGGCGGCGCGGCAGCGGCCGCGACGCTGCGCGAAGCCGCGGCCGCGCGCGAACAGCAGGCGCGTTCGCGCCCCGGCACTGCGCCGGCGAGCCCGGCGCAGCTGCTCGCACGTCTGCGTGCCGCGATCGACGCGCGGCAGGACGGGCTCCGCGCGCAGGCCAGCAGCGCCGAGCGCCACGCAGAGCAGAAGCGCGCGTACGCCAGGCTGCGCGCGCAGGAACGATCCGCCCGCGCCGCGGCAGACGCAGCGGCGCAAGCGTACGACATCGCCGCGGCCGATTGGCGCGAGTGGCTGACGGCGCGGAAGCTGCCGCCGGCCTTGTCGCCCGAGGCCGCGATGGAAACCATAGAGCTCGCCGAGCAGGCGCAGCTTCGCGTACTGGCGCAGGACCGCGCGGCAGGCAAGGCCGCGCGGCTGCGGGACGGCATCGCGGCCTTCGAGCAAGCGGCCGGCGCGCTCTGCGAAGCGTTCCCCGGCGCCGCTTACCTGGCGCACGGAGATGCCGTCACGGCGCTCCGCCTGCTCCAGGCGGATGCCGGCAAACAAGCATCGATCCAAGCCGAACGGGAAGAATTGAAGCTGAAGCAAGCGGAGCAAGCGATGCGCGAGGAAAGCCTGCTTAGAAAGCTGGAGGAGCTCGAGAAGCAGCGGGACCGGTGGTTTGCGGCCGGTAAGGCTTCGGACGAGCCGGAGTGGCTGAATGCGCTCCAGCGTTCGGAACGGCTGCTCGACATCGAGCACGACATGTACAAGCTGAACGCGCAGCTCGGCGCGGGCATGACGGACAGCGATTCGGCGCAGCTGGAGGAATGGTACGCCGGCATGGATGATGCGGGACTCCGGGGGATGTTAACGGATGTGCAAACGTCGTGGAAGGAAGCGGAGAAGCTCCGCAGCGAGCTATTGGAGCTGATCGGCCGCCGGAAGCAGAAGCTGGAGCTGCTGCTGAAGGACGGAGACCGCCAGCGGCTCATCGGCGAACGCGAGCAGCAGAGTGCCGCGCTGGAACGATTGATCGACCGGTATGCGGTGCTGTCGCTTAGCATGACGATGATCAAACGGACGAAGCGCATCATGGAAGAGCAGCGCCAGCCAGGCGTTCTGCGCGAAGCGTCCCGTCTGATGAGCAAGCTGTCGGAAGGGCGGTATACGCGCATTTCCATGCCGGAAGGAGAGCGGACGATCGCGCTCGAAACGCAAGACGGCCGTATCGTGGAAAGCGGATTTCTGAGCAGGGGAACAGCGGAA